aaattaactaaaaaaacagacattgcttttgaattgtggttcaacagaatcattttaaaaaacaaactaatgaaaatggcctggacaaaaatgatggtacccctagaaaagattgaaaataattagaccatagggacatgttaaactaaggtgtgtcctctaattagcatcacaggtgtcttcaaacttgtaatcAGTCTGCCGgtttaaagggtgaaaagtagtcactgttttctgtttggtatcatggtttgtaccacacagaacatggaccacagaaagctaaggagagagttgtctcaggagattagaaagacaattatagacaagcatgttaaaggtaaaggctgtaagaccatctccagcagcttgatgttcctgactacagtttcacatattattcagaagtttaaggTCCACGGGACTGTAGCCAACCTCCCTGGACGTGGCCGCAGGAGGAAagttgatgacaaaatgaagagacggataatacgaatggtaaccaaagagcccagaacaacttccaaagagattagaggtgaactccaaggtcaaggtccatcagtgtcagatcgcaccatccgtcgctgtttgagccaaagtggacttcatggaagacgaccgaggaggacaccactgttgaaagcaaatcataaaaaagcgagactggaatttgccaaaatgcatattgacaagccacaaagcttctgggagaatgtcctttggacagatgagacaaaactggagctttttggcaagtcacatcagctctatgttcacagacgcaaaaatgaagcatacaaagaaaagaacactgtacctactgtgaaacatggaggaggctcggttatgttctggggctgctttgctacatctggcacagggtgtcttgagtatctgtgcagggtacaatgaaatctcaaggcattctggagcgaatgtgctgcccagtgtcagaaagctcggtctcagtcgcaggtcatgggtcctccaacaggataatgacccaaaacacacagctaaaaacacccaagaatggctcagagcaaaacattggactattctgaagtggccttctatgagccctgatctaaatgctattgaacatctgtggaaggagctgaaacatgcagtctggagaaggcatccttcaaacctgagacagctggagcagtGTGCTCACGAGGAGTGGGCCAGAATACCTGCTGACAGGTGCAGAAGTCTCAttgagagttacagaaatcgcttgattgcagtgattgcctcaaaagcttgtgcaacaaaatattaagttaaataaTGGCGAAAAAACCTGGGTTTTTCCTATAACCCCAAGATCCCGGTCCTTTTGCCACACAGAAAGCTGGTGATGGCATTGTTTGACAGCAGTTTGTTCCAAAAAAGAGTAAGAGTTTGACTGTCCAAGGCCGTCCTTTGGCCgtcatttattgtaaataaaatataacaaattaagGATGCATATATATCAAGTTGCACAGTTCACAAACAGACAGTCAATAACTGTATCTGCTTGAGCCTTCCCCGTCATGCACTTCCGTGGCCTATTTAAAGCACCATCAGCACctgtgcaacaaaatattagTGAGTCACTCAAATCATTAAATGCGGCTCCTAcaggtaccatcatttttgtccaggccattttcattagtttgttttttaaaatgattctgttgaaccacaattcaaaagcaatgtctgattttcattagttaattttcagtaaatttttatttattattacttttgtcagtttcaagttatttcagtgaccattgtgggtttttctttctttaacggaagggttccaaaaattttgtccacgtgtgtaaTTAAAGGATCCACCTTCCTGTTATATTTACGGTAATATTTTCCAACAATGTGCAGATGAGACGTGTCGCTAgtgagaaataaacagaaatacagtatgttatataACTTTAATATAGCAAAGAGATTCACATCGTCCCTTGACCTTTATTGTGAATGCACTCCTTTTGTAATATCTGCAATCTGTGCTTTTATTAAACTTACAGTAGGAAAAATTGGATATATAATCCAAAACTATTGTGTTTGAgcattaatcattaattaatgtaatataatataatcatataatgtTAATGTGTCGGTGATGTTTGAgcattaatcattaattaatgtaatataatataatcatataatgtTAATATGTCGGTGATGTTTGAgcattaatcattaattaatgtaatataatataatcatataatgttggtgatgtttacagcattaatcattaattaatgtgatataatataatcatgtaatgttaatatgttggtgatgtttgagcattaatcattaattaatgtaatataatataatcatgtAATGTTAATATGTTGGTGATGTTTGAGCATTAAtcattatatatgatatattataaatatatatatatatatatatatatatatatatatatatatatatatattcatatatatatattcatatatatatattcatatatatatatatgaatatatatatatgaatatatatatatgaatatatatatatatatatatatgaatatatatatatgaatatatatatatatattcaggaCGGTGACTCTGCGTATGCGCACATTCAGTCTAAGTCACAAAGCTCAGCCAATCGTGTGCGAGCAACAGCACAGTCTCATTTGCATAAGGCGCGTATAAATAGAGCGGCCAGCACGGAGGTAAGTTATCAGTTTTGATTGAAACCTAAACAGAGAGAATCATGCCTGCTGAAGTCGTGAAAGCGCCCAAGAAGGGCTCAAAGAAAGCCGCGTCTAAGGCCACCAAGACCggcaagaagaggagaaagtcCAGGAAAGAGAGCTACGCCATCTACGTGTACAAGGTGCTGAAGCAGGTCCACCCCGACACCGGCATCTCCTCCAAGGCCATGGGCATCATGAACTGCTTCGTGAGCGACATCTTTGAGCGCATCGCCGGTGAGGCCTCCCGTCTGGCTCACTACAACAAGCGCTCCACCATCACCTCCAGGGAGATCCAGACCGCCGTCCGTCTCCTCCTGCCCGGCGAGCTGGCCAAGCACGCCGTGTCTGAGGGCACCAAGGCCGTGACCAAGTACACCAGCTCCaagtgaagctgctgctggaagaCCTCCACCTCAAAGGCTCTTTTCAGAGCCGCCCACCTCCTCTAAGACACGAGTTCCTCATGAATTACTACATATTACATTACTGTATATAACATTACTCTATATTACAAACTGCACATTAAATTACTGTATATTACATTACTATatattgtattacattacagtcattcagcagatgcttttatccaaagcgacttacaggaagtgtgttcaacataggtattcaagagaactactagtcaccagaagtcatcagtgcatctcctttcttaaacaagcatcttaaagcataaaccagagcaaaagtatagtgcagaaacaaactaattgactgtttattgtgtgatttgaacAGTTTTGTGATAatttcagctttattggccataaATGTGTATGAATAcaatgacagaaacaaaaaccgacaaataaaccaaaaaatattatttactattttgtacagattaaatataaaaaaaagtatatacatgaacacaaaaatacaaaaaacgaCAACGAAATGTCGATAAAAGTGaaaggctgcttgaataaatatggaagactaacaggatattttatatttatatatatataatatataatatatattatattttatataatatatatatattatatatatgtatattttatgtacatttaaaaagagatgCAAGGCCAGACAGGTGACCctgagtatttcaaaataaaagcctatACGTATTAGaatgagtttttattttagtaactAATGGTTTTATCTACTAGTTGTGTTATTCAGAAATACATGGTGGTGAACAGcaacattatctttatttaatttttttattaatgtttcattatcttcatttaattgtattatctgtatttaattatctttatttaattgtattatctttatttaatgttttcatggtttgtcgcggtgcagtgacgtcactaTGACGTGTTCCCGGTACCGGTGTACCGGAGGACTGGCCGGCTctagaggaggatgagccgtccgggagctcgaggagccgtcccggtagaatcccggtgaccggagcacccggatgtAGTAAATAGGTTCGTTAACCTGCGATCACCGCGCAATGCATGCCGGGtagaggtattttttttttttttgtttgtttttccccaataactttattgagacatttgttcaaacatataaaacacaaagatagaaacagcaaacacacatgaTTCATATTACTGCAGAGAACCACAATAACCAGTCACACACTAACCAGTCACACACTAAACAGTGacacaataaccagtcacaCACTAACCAGTCACACACTAAACAGTGACACACTAAACAGtgacacaataaacagtcacacaataaacagtcacacaataaacagtcacacactaaacagtcacacaataaccagtcacacactaaacagtcacacaataaacagtcacacactaaacagtcacacaataaccagtcacacactaaacagtcacacaataaacagtcacacactaaacagtaaccagtcacacaataaccagtcacacactaaacagtcacacaataaacagtcacacactaaacagtcacacaataaccagtcacaCACTAACCAGTCACAcactaaacagtcacacactaaacagtcacacaattaccagtcacacactaaacagtcacacactaaacagtcacacaattaccagtcacacaataaacagtcacaataaccagtcacaataaagataagataagataagataagataatcctttattagtcccgcagcggggaaatttgcagacttacaacagcgcagagtaaagtgcacacaagagacatagcagaagaagacaagcgaagaataaaaaataaagaaataaaaaataaaataaaacaagtattataaataagcaataaaaaaacagtagaaaaaaacaacaataactgaaatattatatttacagacagagaaaaaaaacaactattttaactattttaaactttcttaactattattgcacggtgtagtgtattgcacaggttattattgtcattattgtccattattgtcctgtggtcatgtggtctgctgggagcagagttggttgtgcagcctgacagcagcaggaaggaaggacctgcagtacctctccttcacacaccgggggtgaagcagccggtggctgaaggagctgcacagagctgccagagtgtcctgcatggggtgggaggtgttgttcatcagggatgatagcttggccatcaccctcctgtctcccaccacctccaccgtatccagtggacaccccagcacactgctggacaagcttgttcagtctcttcttgtcggctgctccagcagaccactgcatagaagatggctgatgccaccacggagttgaaaaaggtcttcaggaggtctccctgcactcctgaggacctcagtctcctcagcagatagagtctgctctgacccttttgtacagtgcatttgtgtgatttgtccagtccagtttattgttcaggtgaacacccaggtacttataagatttcacaatctcaatgtcctgtccctggatgttcactggttctggaggacagtgtttacccggcggaagtccaccaccagctctttggttttaccagagttgatctggaggcggttccgccggcaccatcctatgaagtcctggttcagttctctgtattccctctcatcaccggcgagagatgaggccgacgattgcagagtcgtcagagaacttttgcaggtggcaggtatcagagttatgtttgaagtctgatgtgtagatggagaagaggaatggagccagaacggttccttgtggggcccccgtgctgcaggacaccaggtctgactcacactcccttatcctcacatactgtggacggttggtgaggtagtccagtatccacagtgaggtggtggtccaccccggtctgctccagcttgtccctcagaagcaaaggctggatggtgttgaaggcactggagaagtcgaagaacatgactctcacagtgcttccagccttttccaggtgagaaaggcatctttgtagcaggtagatgacagcgtcatccaccccgatgccaggttgataggcgaactgaagagggtccaaacatgagatcaccagggggcggaggggcccaaggaccagccgctccagggtcttcatcaggtgggatgttagagccaccggcctgaagctgctgatcacagtcagatcacacagtCTTTAAACAATAAGAACTTGATTCTTGCTTTTCAtgcataaatattaaatcatttgtAGTTTTCTGCTGTTACTTACTTTGTCAATTCatattaatgtaattttaaccctggtttcagtgtttgctgcatagactgtaaatatgaaaatctTGCTCATTCTAATAcccaggcttttattttgaaatactcaagGTCACATGTCTGGCCTTGCATCTCTTTTTAAATCCTCATgtacataaaatatacatatatatatatatatatatatatatatatatatatatatatatatatatatatatatattatatatatatattatacatagatatataatatatatataatatatatacatatataatatatataatatatatatattatataatacatatattatatatatatattattatacatagatatataatattatataatatatatatataatatatatacatatataatatatataatatatatatataaaatatcctgttacagtcttccatatttattcaagcagcctttcacttttatctacatttcGTTGTCGTTGTGTTCATGTATatacttttgctttttatatttaatctgtacaaaatagtaaataatattttttggtttatttgtctGTCATTGTAttcatacacatttatttatttatatatattatatatgtatatatattatttatgtatatattatatatatattatatatatattatataatatatatattatataatatatattatataatatacatacatatataatatatataaaatatcctGTTACAGTCctccatatttattcaagcagcctttcactttcaagaacttacatcattaatattcatattaattaaACGCTTCAACTTAAGTCATTGTTTCTTAATAGTTAGTAATATATAAACGAAGCATAATGAGTTCGTGATCCAGCCAATAGTAGCTCACCCACAGAGCACGTGACTCTCCGTCTGGACCAATCAGCGCTGCCCTGACTCCGGCAGCTCCTTCATAAAGCCGCTGTTCCCGCTCTCACAGCATTCGTTCTTGATCTGTGAGCACAGAGCAGACTGATAAATCACGATGGCCAGAACCAAGCAGACCGCCCGTAAGTCCACCGGAGGAAAAGCTCCCAGGAAGCAGCTGGCGACCAAAGCCGCCCGTAAGAGCGCCCCGGCCACCGGCGGAGTGAAGAAGCCCCATCGCTACAGGCCCGGTACCGTGGCTCTGAGGGAGATCCGTCGCTACCAGAAGTCCACCGAGCTGCTGATCCGCAAGCTGCCCTTCCAGCGCCTCGTCAGGGAGATCGCTCAGGACTTCAAGACCGACCTGCGCTTCCAGAGCTCCGCCGTCATGGCTCTGCAGGAGTCCAGCGAGGCTTACCTGGTCGGTCTGTTCGAGGACACCAACCTGTGCGCCATCCACGCCAAGAGGGTCACCATCATGCCCAAAGACATCCAGCTGGCCCGCCGCATCCGCGAGAGAGGGCTTAACCTGACCGAgacccgcacacacacaacggctcttttaagagccacacacacgcacctgaGAGAGCTGCAGGGCCTGATTTATGTACAATAACAGTCGTTTCAAACCATTTatatacaatttaaattattaaagcaGGTATTTGCTGCCTGGTTGATATCAAACAGCTACAGAAAGTCAAAgttactgtttttgtgttgagtaattattttaatgtgtataTAAGTGAGATTCTCCCAATAAAATCTcacaaagtaaaatgtattaataatataatattaaccCTCCTGTCTGTTTGTTACTTTAGTGTTCCTGTTTTAACTGCtcttacattaaaacacaaaccattAATCATCACCACATCTTATTTAACACCTTGTTAAGCAGTAAACAGTCTCAGACTAGAGGTTTACATGAATCACTGCTGTGAATATACAAACAATATACAAACAATAGACACTGAAATGTATCCTGAATAAGTCCAGAGCCTCTCTGACAGAAAACCACCTCATCAGTGCCTCATTGTGTTCAGAGGAAGATGAGAGCAAGGAACAAATAAAGGGGATAGAGATGGGTTCCCACAACAAACACTTGTtcaactttatatatatatatatatatatatatgtatgtatatatatatatatatgtatatatgtatatatatatatatatatatatatatatatatatatatatatatatatatatatatatatatatatatatatattatatatatatatggtatatatatatgtatatatgtatgtatatatatgtatatatatatatgtatatatatatatatatatatatatatatatatatatatattatatatatatatatatatatatatatatatatatatatatatatatatatatatatatatatatatatatatatatatatatatatatatatatatatatatatatatatatatatatatatatatatatatatatatatatatatatatatatatatatatatatatatgtatatatatatatatatatatatatatatatatatatatatatatatatatatatatatatatatatatatatatatatatatatatgtatatatatatatatatatatatatatatatatatatatacatatatatatatatatatatatatatatatatatatatatatgtatatatatatatatgtatatatgtatatatatatatatatatgtatgtatatatgtatatatatatatatgtatatatatatatatatatatatatatatatatatatatatatatatatatatatatatatatatatatatatatatatatatatatatatatatatatatatatgtatatatatatatatatatatatatatatatatatatatatatatatatatatatatatatatatatatatatgtatatatgtatatatatatatatatatatatatatatatatatatatatatatatgtatatatatatatatatatatacacacgtgtgtgtgtgacatgtctACATGGATATGTTCTGTATGTCACTGATGGTTTTGCTTATCCATGTGTCTTAAAGAAGgactaccct
The Anoplopoma fimbria isolate UVic2021 breed Golden Eagle Sablefish unplaced genomic scaffold, Afim_UVic_2022 Un_contig_13621_pilon_pilon, whole genome shotgun sequence genome window above contains:
- the LOC129088616 gene encoding histone H3-like, yielding MARTKQTARKSTGGKAPRKQLATKAARKSAPATGGVKKPHRYRPGTVALREIRRYQKSTELLIRKLPFQRLVREIAQDFKTDLRFQSSAVMALQESSEAYLVGLFEDTNLCAIHAKRVTIMPKDIQLARRIRERGLNLTETRTHTTALLRATHTHLRELQGLIYVQ
- the LOC129088615 gene encoding histone H2B 5-like — protein: MPAEVVKAPKKGSKKAASKATKTGKKRRKSRKESYAIYVYKVLKQVHPDTGISSKAMGIMNCFVSDIFERIAGEASRLAHYNKRSTITSREIQTAVRLLLPGELAKHAVSEGTKAVTKYTSSK